Proteins encoded within one genomic window of Terriglobus sp. TAA 43:
- a CDS encoding DUF1376 domain-containing protein, translating into MKSPAFRFYPSDFVASPGVQAMDLEEVGAYVFLLCNAWLSDKHGYLPDNDDRLRRLAHMTPEQWDRSKVLLLSKFPPVEEGWRANIRMVHEAEKQVKYSESQSEKGKLGGRGNKATRKLELSGEKTGVSQNESPEKPSASVFDSASVSGSDTVFDTREEGEGAHLPHSLPLSFEKTDGQERVKRSLSRGAKTRLGQAKTVAMELAYVSNNTVAFTDREKRRIATLLADGYTQAEIVSALRTFLEGKDTDNLKDMGFAARNFVETADQLINTARRKKQERAEEQARVAAGKLRIVEIAEREMEEQQRLRAAEEAQVEEALSAD; encoded by the coding sequence TTGAAGAGTCCAGCCTTTCGTTTTTACCCTTCCGACTTTGTGGCATCGCCGGGTGTTCAAGCGATGGATCTCGAAGAGGTTGGTGCTTACGTGTTTCTTCTATGCAACGCATGGCTTTCCGATAAGCACGGCTACCTTCCAGATAATGATGACCGACTACGTCGTCTTGCTCACATGACTCCTGAGCAATGGGACCGAAGTAAGGTTTTGCTTTTGTCTAAATTTCCGCCCGTCGAAGAAGGGTGGCGGGCAAACATACGTATGGTTCACGAAGCAGAGAAACAAGTTAAGTACAGCGAGTCCCAGTCCGAAAAAGGAAAGTTGGGAGGCCGAGGAAATAAAGCCACCCGAAAGCTGGAGCTTTCGGGCGAGAAAACCGGAGTCTCACAAAACGAAAGCCCAGAAAAGCCTTCTGCTTCTGTTTTCGATTCTGCTTCTGTTTCTGGGTCCGATACTGTTTTTGATACTAGAGAGGAAGGAGAAGGAGCCCACCTTCCTCACTCCCTCCCCCTCTCTTTTGAAAAGACAGACGGACAAGAGCGAGTGAAACGGTCCTTGAGCCGTGGAGCGAAAACCAGGCTAGGCCAGGCCAAGACCGTCGCGATGGAACTCGCATACGTTTCGAACAACACGGTGGCCTTCACGGACCGCGAGAAGCGTCGGATTGCTACACTGCTGGCAGACGGCTACACGCAAGCCGAGATCGTGTCCGCTCTCCGGACATTCCTCGAAGGCAAGGATACGGACAATTTGAAAGACATGGGCTTCGCTGCCAGGAACTTCGTGGAGACCGCAGACCAGTTGATCAACACCGCGCGCCGCAAGAAGCAGGAGCGTGCAGAGGAACAGGCCCGTGTAGCAGCAGGTAAGTTGAGGATAGTCGAGATTGCGGAGCGGGAGATGGAAGAGCAGCAGAGACTCCGCGCGGCAGAAGAGGCACAGGTAGAAGAGGCGCTGAGTGCCGACTGA
- a CDS encoding helix-turn-helix domain-containing protein has protein sequence MKPSVEQHTSSHQQALLLSHQAIERPLTAQELAEIVPLHPVTLLRWARENKIPHRRLSARRIVFIPSQINHWLASEYSESVGHVAQPERTAT, from the coding sequence ATGAAGCCGTCTGTCGAACAGCACACATCCAGCCATCAACAAGCCCTCCTGTTGTCCCACCAGGCTATTGAACGCCCTCTGACTGCCCAAGAGCTAGCTGAAATCGTGCCGTTGCATCCTGTGACGCTCCTTCGCTGGGCTCGTGAAAACAAAATTCCACACCGTCGTCTGAGCGCCCGAAGAATTGTTTTCATACCTTCTCAGATCAACCACTGGCTCGCTTCCGAGTATTCTGAAAGCGTCGGTCATGTCGCCCAGCCCGAAAGGACGGCAACATGA
- a CDS encoding recombinase family protein: MKTAIYVRVSRSDGRQDPENQLRELKAFCQKQRWDLVEVYVDHASGKRSDRVNFKRMMTDASKRKFDNVLFWAMDRFSREGIEATLAYIRQLTSYRIGFRSYQEPFFDSAGPFKEFMISAFATFASLERARISERTLAGLARARTQGRIGGRPKVDDDPKVVKSFKRLRKDGHSVRQIASKLDISPTTVQKLIKVIG; the protein is encoded by the coding sequence ATGAAGACCGCTATCTACGTGCGAGTGAGCAGGAGTGATGGCAGACAGGACCCAGAGAACCAACTCCGGGAATTGAAGGCCTTCTGCCAGAAGCAAAGGTGGGATCTCGTGGAAGTTTATGTAGATCACGCCAGTGGCAAACGCAGCGATCGCGTGAACTTCAAGAGGATGATGACAGACGCGTCCAAGCGCAAATTCGACAACGTCCTCTTTTGGGCAATGGATCGCTTCTCACGCGAAGGGATCGAAGCAACGCTCGCATACATCAGGCAGTTGACGAGCTACCGCATTGGATTCCGAAGCTACCAGGAACCGTTCTTCGACAGCGCCGGACCTTTTAAGGAGTTCATGATCTCGGCTTTTGCGACATTCGCAAGCTTGGAGCGAGCACGTATCTCTGAAAGAACGTTAGCCGGACTAGCGAGAGCACGCACACAAGGTCGAATCGGCGGGCGTCCCAAAGTTGACGATGATCCCAAGGTCGTGAAGTCGTTCAAACGTCTTAGGAAGGATGGGCATTCCGTTCGGCAAATAGCAAGCAAGCTGGATATCTCACCGACCACTGTCCAAAAACTCATCAAGGTCATTGGGTAG